Proteins encoded in a region of the Devosia sp. RR2S18 genome:
- the nuoG gene encoding NADH-quinone oxidoreductase subunit NuoG: MANIKVDGKLVEVPDYYTLMQAAEAAGAEIPRFCYHERLSVAGNCRMCLVEVKGGPPKPQASCAMSVKDLRPGPNGEAPEMFTNTPMVKKAREGVMEFLLINHPLDCPICDQGGECDLQDQAMAYGVDKNRFAENKRAVEDKYIGPLVKTSMNRCIHCTRCVRFTTEVAGIAEMGLLGRGEDAEITTYLEKALSSELQGNVIDLCPVGALTNKPYAFQARPWELNKTETIDVMDAVGSNIRVDSRGREVMRVLPRLNESINEEWISDKTRFIWDGLKSQRLDRPYVRRNRKLASTTWDDAFQTVAKAVKKPGVRIGAIAGDLAGAEEMFALKALLATLGSANVDARPAGSTLNPAAGRASYIFNPAIAGLEEADAILLIGTNPRKEASLVNARIRKVWRATGLPIALIGENADLTYPVQHLGAGMDTLSDLASGNGSFAETWSKAKKPVVIVGEAAATPDVLAAAAKLATSNTELAEGWNGFAVLHNAASRVGALDVGFVPGKGAADTSAMLSGGVDVLFLLGADEVDLTQLGTTMVVYIGTHGDNGANRADVILPAATYTEKSATYVNTEGRVQMTTRAVFPPGDAKEDWSIIRALSGFVGKALPFNSLPQLRAALYADYPHLARIDVIAPSKASDIAKLAKLSPKPGKPSFASPVGDFYLTNPIARASAIMAECSATVAGLRQAAE; this comes from the coding sequence ATGGCAAACATCAAGGTCGACGGTAAACTCGTCGAAGTACCAGACTATTACACCCTGATGCAGGCGGCAGAGGCGGCCGGTGCGGAGATTCCGCGCTTCTGCTACCACGAGCGCCTGTCAGTCGCCGGCAATTGCCGTATGTGTCTGGTGGAAGTGAAGGGCGGCCCTCCCAAGCCGCAAGCTTCGTGCGCCATGTCGGTGAAGGATCTTCGTCCTGGGCCGAATGGTGAGGCACCCGAAATGTTCACCAACACGCCAATGGTCAAAAAGGCCCGTGAAGGCGTGATGGAATTTCTGCTGATCAACCATCCGCTGGACTGCCCAATCTGCGATCAGGGCGGCGAGTGCGATCTGCAGGATCAGGCCATGGCCTATGGCGTGGACAAGAACCGGTTTGCCGAGAACAAGCGCGCCGTCGAGGACAAGTATATTGGCCCGCTGGTCAAGACTTCGATGAACCGCTGCATTCACTGCACGCGCTGTGTGCGCTTCACCACCGAAGTCGCTGGCATCGCCGAGATGGGGCTGCTGGGGCGTGGCGAAGACGCTGAGATCACCACCTATCTCGAGAAGGCGCTCTCGAGTGAGTTGCAGGGCAATGTCATCGACCTTTGCCCCGTCGGCGCGCTCACCAACAAGCCCTATGCATTCCAGGCTCGCCCCTGGGAGCTGAACAAGACCGAAACCATCGACGTCATGGATGCGGTCGGTTCGAACATCCGCGTCGACAGCCGCGGGCGCGAGGTTATGCGCGTTCTGCCTCGCCTGAACGAGTCCATCAACGAAGAGTGGATTTCGGATAAGACCCGCTTCATCTGGGATGGCCTTAAGTCCCAGCGGCTCGATCGCCCCTATGTCCGGCGGAACAGGAAGCTGGCTTCCACCACGTGGGACGACGCTTTCCAGACGGTCGCCAAGGCCGTCAAGAAGCCAGGCGTACGCATCGGCGCCATTGCTGGCGACCTCGCCGGCGCAGAAGAAATGTTTGCGCTCAAGGCGCTGCTTGCAACGCTCGGCTCAGCCAATGTGGACGCCCGGCCGGCTGGGTCGACGCTCAACCCTGCTGCAGGTCGCGCGAGCTATATCTTCAATCCGGCTATTGCCGGTCTTGAAGAGGCCGATGCGATCCTCTTGATCGGCACTAATCCGCGCAAAGAAGCCTCCCTGGTCAATGCGCGCATTCGTAAGGTGTGGCGCGCCACGGGTCTGCCGATCGCCCTGATTGGGGAGAATGCCGACCTTACCTATCCGGTGCAGCACCTTGGAGCCGGTATGGATACCCTGTCCGACCTTGCTTCGGGCAATGGCAGTTTTGCCGAAACCTGGTCCAAGGCCAAGAAGCCTGTGGTGATCGTAGGCGAAGCCGCCGCAACACCTGATGTTCTCGCGGCAGCTGCCAAGCTCGCCACCTCGAACACCGAACTGGCAGAAGGCTGGAATGGCTTCGCCGTTCTGCACAATGCGGCATCTCGCGTGGGTGCGCTCGACGTCGGTTTCGTGCCGGGCAAAGGCGCCGCTGATACCTCGGCGATGCTTTCGGGTGGTGTCGACGTGCTGTTCCTGCTTGGCGCCGATGAAGTCGATTTGACTCAGCTGGGAACCACCATGGTGGTTTATATCGGCACGCACGGAGACAACGGGGCCAATCGTGCCGACGTCATCCTGCCTGCTGCGACTTACACGGAAAAGAGCGCAACTTACGTCAACACTGAGGGTCGCGTTCAGATGACGACCCGTGCGGTGTTCCCGCCCGGCGACGCAAAGGAAGACTGGTCGATTATTCGGGCGCTCAGTGGGTTCGTGGGCAAGGCCTTGCCGTTCAACTCATTGCCACAGCTGCGTGCAGCGCTCTACGCGGACTACCCGCATCTGGCGCGCATTGATGTGATTGCACCCAGTAAGGCATCAGACATTGCAAAGCTTGCCAAATTGTCGCCTAAGCCTGGTAAGCCCAGCTTTGCCTCGCCCGTCGGCGACTTCTATCTGACCAACCCCATCGCCCGCGCATCCGCCATCATGGCAGAATGTTCGGCTACCGTGGCTGGTCTCCGGCAGGCTGCGGAGTAG
- the nuoF gene encoding NADH-quinone oxidoreductase subunit NuoF — protein sequence MLADKDRIFTNLYGQGDWGLEGARSRGAWQGTKEFVDAGRDWITNEVKASGLRGRGGAGFPTALKWTFMPKVSDGRPHYLLVNADESEPGTCKDREILRHDPHHLVEGCLLAARAMDAHLAFIYVRGEFIRERQHLERAVEEAYEARLIGKDNIHGWDLDIIVHHGAGAYICGEETALMESLEGKKGQPRLKPPFPAGMGVYGNPTTVNNVESIAVVPEILRRSGAWFASIGRANNTGTKLMCVSGHVNRPATFEEAMGESFKDIIEKHCGGIRGGWDNLLAVIPGGSSVPCVPGEKMPDAIMDFDGLREVGSSMGTAAVIVMDRSTDIIKAIWRLSAFYKHESCGQCTPCREGTGWMMRVMERMVEGRAQKREIDMLFEVTKQIEGHTICALGDAAAWPIQGLIRNFRHVIEERIDQYTWSSTSDGAVPSVAAE from the coding sequence GTGCTCGCTGACAAGGATCGCATTTTCACCAATCTGTATGGCCAGGGCGACTGGGGCCTGGAAGGCGCGCGTTCGCGCGGCGCCTGGCAGGGCACCAAGGAGTTCGTGGACGCCGGCCGGGATTGGATCACCAACGAAGTCAAAGCCTCCGGCTTGCGTGGGCGCGGCGGCGCTGGCTTCCCGACGGCCCTCAAGTGGACGTTCATGCCCAAGGTCAGCGACGGCCGGCCACATTACCTCTTGGTCAATGCCGACGAATCCGAACCCGGTACCTGCAAAGACCGCGAAATCCTCCGCCACGATCCCCACCATCTGGTCGAGGGCTGCCTGCTGGCGGCGCGCGCCATGGATGCTCATCTGGCGTTCATCTATGTCCGTGGCGAGTTCATCCGCGAGCGTCAGCACCTCGAACGCGCCGTCGAGGAGGCCTATGAGGCTCGCCTGATCGGCAAGGACAATATCCACGGCTGGGATCTGGACATCATCGTCCATCATGGCGCCGGCGCCTACATCTGCGGCGAAGAAACCGCTTTGATGGAATCCCTCGAAGGTAAAAAGGGTCAGCCGCGCCTCAAGCCACCTTTCCCGGCAGGCATGGGCGTCTACGGCAACCCGACCACCGTCAACAATGTCGAATCCATCGCTGTTGTGCCGGAAATTCTGCGGCGCTCCGGCGCCTGGTTCGCCTCGATCGGTCGTGCCAACAACACGGGCACCAAGCTCATGTGCGTATCCGGCCACGTCAATCGTCCGGCGACCTTTGAAGAGGCCATGGGCGAGAGCTTCAAGGATATCATCGAGAAGCATTGTGGTGGCATTCGCGGCGGCTGGGACAATCTGCTTGCGGTTATCCCCGGTGGCTCCTCTGTGCCGTGTGTACCCGGCGAGAAGATGCCCGATGCCATTATGGACTTCGACGGCTTGCGGGAAGTCGGCTCCTCCATGGGTACGGCCGCCGTCATCGTGATGGACAGGTCGACGGACATCATCAAGGCAATCTGGCGCCTCTCGGCTTTCTACAAGCATGAGAGTTGCGGCCAGTGCACGCCCTGCCGGGAAGGCACCGGCTGGATGATGCGTGTCATGGAGCGTATGGTCGAAGGTCGCGCGCAGAAACGCGAAATCGACATGCTATTTGAAGTCACCAAGCAGATCGAGGGGCACACCATATGTGCCCTTGGCGACGCCGCGGCCTGGCCGATCCAGGGCCTGATCCGCAATTTCCGCCACGTCATCGAAGAACGCATCGACCAGTATACCTGGTCGTCCACCAGCGACGGCGCGGTTCCGTCGGTCGCTGCGGAGTAG
- the nuoE gene encoding NADH-quinone oxidoreductase subunit NuoE — protein sequence MVARRLADESVQPASFAFNAENAKWAEWKIGLYPQGRQQSAVIPLLMRAQDQDGWVSRATIEKIAEMLGMAYIRVLEVATFYTQFQLQPVGTRAHVQVCGTTPCMLRGAEGLKEVCRSKIHPQPHHLNEDGTLSWEEVECAGACVNAPMVAIFHDTYEDLTPDRLGEIIDALHAGRGDAIKPGTQIDRLNSAPEGGRTTLLEPPSATREKFVPPAAPADAAAPAAAGKPEAPKAEPVKPSAPAAPQAPTTAAKPGDVSVEAAPAVKGPAPQAKVSEAVAEAAQEKAKADEDADGTPNDAMRPNAVGAESEAQKIDGGNAPGKTKRSGAPAAANAANNDPDTGTMGDTTGTPLVDTKQLPQDEIDAVEAAVKPVRRRKPKAGAIKPTKELGGDISNDDDKSE from the coding sequence ATGGTTGCGCGTCGCCTTGCGGACGAGTCGGTTCAGCCGGCGAGTTTCGCCTTCAATGCAGAAAACGCCAAATGGGCGGAATGGAAGATCGGCCTCTACCCGCAGGGGCGGCAGCAGTCGGCTGTGATCCCATTGCTGATGCGCGCCCAGGATCAAGATGGTTGGGTGAGCCGCGCGACGATCGAAAAGATCGCCGAAATGCTGGGCATGGCCTATATCCGCGTCTTGGAAGTCGCGACCTTCTATACCCAGTTCCAGTTGCAACCTGTGGGCACTCGCGCCCATGTTCAGGTCTGCGGCACAACACCATGCATGCTGCGCGGGGCCGAGGGACTCAAGGAAGTTTGCCGCAGCAAGATCCATCCCCAGCCGCACCACCTCAATGAAGACGGAACTTTGAGCTGGGAAGAGGTGGAGTGCGCCGGCGCCTGTGTGAATGCACCCATGGTGGCAATCTTCCACGACACCTATGAAGACCTGACGCCCGACCGGTTGGGGGAGATTATCGACGCTCTCCATGCTGGACGCGGCGACGCAATCAAGCCCGGTACGCAGATTGACCGATTGAACTCTGCGCCCGAAGGTGGTCGGACTACGCTGTTGGAGCCGCCAAGCGCCACGCGCGAGAAGTTTGTGCCACCCGCTGCGCCTGCTGACGCTGCTGCACCGGCCGCCGCAGGCAAGCCTGAGGCACCCAAGGCTGAACCGGTAAAGCCATCTGCTCCGGCAGCTCCACAGGCCCCGACGACGGCTGCCAAGCCGGGCGATGTCTCTGTGGAAGCTGCGCCCGCTGTGAAGGGTCCCGCGCCGCAGGCCAAGGTTTCCGAAGCAGTCGCTGAAGCCGCGCAGGAGAAAGCTAAGGCTGACGAAGATGCCGATGGCACCCCTAACGATGCCATGCGTCCCAATGCGGTTGGCGCCGAGTCCGAAGCGCAGAAGATCGACGGGGGCAACGCTCCCGGCAAGACCAAACGGAGCGGGGCGCCTGCCGCTGCCAACGCCGCGAACAACGACCCTGACACAGGAACCATGGGCGATACGACTGGCACACCTCTGGTGGACACCAAGCAGTTGCCGCAGGATGAAATCGACGCTGTCGAAGCAGCCGTGAAACCGGTGCGCCGGCGCAAACCCAAAGCTGGAGCCATCAAGCCGACCAAGGAACTGGGCGGCGATATCTCCAATGACGACGACAAGTCGGAGTAA
- a CDS encoding NADH-quinone oxidoreductase subunit D codes for MTLEAEVRNFTLNFGPVHPSAHGVLRLILELDGELVERVDPHIGLLHRGTEKLIEHKTYLQALPYFDRLDYVAPMSQEHAFALAIEKLLGITVPRRGQLIRVLYAEISRLLAHLMNVTTQAMDVGALTPPLWGFEEREKLMIFYERASGARLHAAYFRPGGVHQDLPQSLIDDIELFCESFPKVLGDIDNLLTANRIFKQRNVDIGVVSLDEAWNWGFSGVMVRGSGAAWDLRKSQPYECYAEMDFDIPIGKNGDCYDRYLIRMEEMRQSVRIMKQCIDKLNSPDGKGPVSSLDGKVVPPKRGEMKRSMEALIHHFKLYTEGFKVPAGEVYACVEAPKGEFGVYLVSDGTNSPYRCKIRAPGFAHLSAMDFLCRGHMLADVSAILGSLDIVFGEVDR; via the coding sequence ATGACGCTCGAAGCTGAAGTCCGCAACTTCACCCTCAATTTCGGTCCGGTGCACCCATCTGCCCACGGCGTGCTGCGCCTGATTCTCGAGCTGGATGGTGAACTCGTCGAGCGCGTCGATCCGCATATCGGCCTATTGCACCGCGGCACCGAGAAGCTGATCGAGCACAAGACCTATCTCCAGGCGCTGCCGTATTTCGATCGCCTGGACTATGTGGCTCCCATGAGCCAGGAACACGCCTTTGCACTCGCAATCGAAAAGCTTCTTGGCATTACCGTGCCGCGGCGCGGGCAACTGATTCGTGTGCTCTATGCCGAGATCAGCCGGCTTTTGGCGCACCTCATGAACGTCACGACGCAGGCGATGGACGTGGGCGCGTTGACGCCACCACTTTGGGGCTTTGAAGAACGCGAAAAGCTCATGATCTTCTATGAGCGCGCTTCCGGGGCCCGCCTGCATGCGGCGTACTTCCGTCCGGGCGGGGTTCATCAAGACCTGCCGCAGTCGCTCATCGACGACATCGAACTCTTCTGCGAGTCCTTTCCCAAGGTGCTCGGCGATATCGATAACCTGCTGACCGCCAACCGTATCTTTAAGCAGCGCAATGTCGATATCGGCGTGGTTTCGCTCGACGAAGCTTGGAACTGGGGCTTTTCTGGCGTTATGGTCCGCGGTTCCGGCGCGGCTTGGGATCTGCGCAAGTCGCAGCCTTATGAATGCTATGCCGAGATGGATTTCGATATTCCGATTGGCAAGAACGGCGACTGCTACGATCGCTACTTAATCCGAATGGAAGAGATGCGGCAGTCGGTTCGCATCATGAAGCAGTGCATCGACAAGCTGAACAGCCCCGACGGAAAGGGGCCAGTGTCGTCGCTCGACGGCAAGGTGGTTCCGCCCAAGCGCGGCGAGATGAAGCGTTCGATGGAAGCGCTGATCCACCATTTCAAGCTTTACACCGAGGGCTTCAAGGTGCCGGCCGGCGAGGTCTATGCCTGCGTCGAAGCGCCCAAGGGTGAGTTCGGCGTGTATCTGGTCAGCGATGGCACCAATTCGCCCTATCGATGCAAGATCAGGGCGCCAGGCTTTGCTCACCTCAGCGCCATGGATTTCCTGTGTCGCGGGCATATGCTCGCCGACGTTTCGGCCATCCTTGGCTCCCTAGATATCGTGTTCGGAGAGGTTGATCGCTAA
- a CDS encoding NADH-quinone oxidoreductase subunit C, which translates to MDEVAQIDPLAELGNHIARSLGAAVQSHAVSFGELTLEVERDSIVEVATFLRDDPECRFIALIDICGADYPSRELRFDVVYHFMSPTKNRRVRLKLQTDEYTTVPSIVDVFRGANWFEREAYDLYGILFSGHPDLRRILTDYGFDGHPLRKDFPLTGFVEVRYDQERKRVVYEPVKLVQEFRTFDYLSPWEGTDYVLPGDEKAKQ; encoded by the coding sequence ATGGATGAGGTCGCTCAAATCGATCCGCTGGCCGAGCTCGGCAACCATATCGCGCGTTCACTAGGCGCCGCAGTGCAGTCGCATGCGGTTTCATTTGGTGAGCTGACGTTGGAAGTCGAACGCGATTCCATCGTCGAAGTTGCAACTTTCCTTCGTGATGATCCGGAGTGCCGGTTCATCGCGCTCATCGATATCTGCGGGGCCGATTACCCATCGCGCGAACTCCGGTTCGACGTGGTCTATCACTTTATGAGTCCAACCAAGAACAGACGCGTCCGGCTCAAGCTGCAGACGGATGAATACACCACCGTGCCCAGCATTGTGGACGTCTTCCGCGGTGCGAACTGGTTCGAGCGTGAGGCCTACGATCTCTACGGGATCCTCTTTTCGGGACACCCTGACCTAAGGCGGATCCTGACCGATTATGGTTTTGACGGGCACCCCCTTCGCAAGGACTTTCCGCTGACGGGTTTCGTGGAGGTTCGGTACGACCAGGAACGCAAGCGCGTGGTCTATGAGCCTGTCAAACTCGTGCAGGAATTCCGTACGTTCGACTATCTGTCGCCTTGGGAGGGCACCGACTATGTGCTACCCGGCGATGAGAAGGCTAAGCAATGA
- a CDS encoding NuoB/complex I 20 kDa subunit family protein: MGLSSQTGTMVAPQPTGLVDPHTGKPAGSEDPFFTGMTDELADKGFLVSTAAHLINWARTGSLMWMQTGLACCAVEMMQMSMPRYDVERFGTAPRASPRQSDVLIVAGTLTNKMAPALRKVYDQMPEPRYVISMGSCANGGGYYHYSYSVVRGCDRILPVDIYVPGCPPTAEALLYGILLLQKKIRSTGTIER; encoded by the coding sequence ATGGGATTGAGTTCACAAACGGGTACCATGGTCGCTCCACAGCCGACCGGCCTTGTTGATCCGCACACCGGCAAGCCCGCCGGTTCTGAAGATCCGTTCTTCACCGGCATGACTGATGAACTGGCCGATAAGGGCTTTCTGGTCTCGACGGCTGCGCATCTCATCAACTGGGCTCGCACCGGCTCTTTGATGTGGATGCAGACGGGCCTTGCCTGCTGCGCCGTCGAAATGATGCAGATGTCCATGCCGCGTTATGACGTCGAACGCTTCGGGACGGCGCCTCGCGCTTCGCCGCGCCAGTCCGACGTACTTATAGTTGCCGGCACGCTGACCAACAAAATGGCTCCAGCGCTGCGCAAGGTCTATGACCAGATGCCGGAGCCGCGCTACGTCATTTCGATGGGCAGCTGTGCCAATGGGGGCGGCTACTATCACTATTCATATTCGGTGGTTCGTGGTTGCGACCGCATTCTGCCAGTGGACATTTATGTGCCCGGCTGCCCTCCGACCGCAGAGGCACTTCTGTACGGTATCCTGTTGCTGCAAAAGAAAATTCGCAGCACTGGCACGATCGAGAGGTAG
- a CDS encoding NADH-quinone oxidoreductase subunit A, which yields MTDLLSNYLPIVIFAGLAAIIGLALLIAPFAIAIKNPDPEKVSAFEAGFDAFDDARMKFDVRFYLVSILFIIFDLEVAFLFPWAVAFRDVGWFGFWSMMIFLGVLTVGFMYEWRKGALEWD from the coding sequence ATGACTGACTTGCTGAGCAACTATCTGCCCATCGTCATTTTCGCTGGGCTTGCTGCCATTATCGGTCTGGCTCTCCTGATCGCCCCGTTCGCGATAGCGATCAAGAATCCGGACCCAGAGAAAGTTTCCGCTTTTGAGGCGGGCTTCGACGCGTTCGATGACGCGCGCATGAAGTTCGACGTTCGATTCTACCTGGTCTCGATTCTGTTCATTATTTTCGATCTCGAAGTGGCGTTCCTTTTCCCTTGGGCAGTCGCCTTCCGAGACGTGGGTTGGTTCGGCTTCTGGTCCATGATGATCTTCCTCGGCGTTCTGACCGTCGGGTTTATGTATGAATGGCGGAAAGGGGCTCTCGAATGGGATTGA
- a CDS encoding outer membrane protein: MFVRKLSLGVAAATLLVGGAQAADLIIPTTPMPIYEEAGFSWDGMYAGIRAGGIFNDGDDTDGVIGGVVGVNFAAADAFLVGAEVSGDYIWTDGEEDYGQFLASLRAGAVVTDAALIYAIGGVGVNVADGDSDAIYQLGGGVEFLVTENVSVRGEVVGLGDFDGGDDDFFESAKATVGVFYHF; encoded by the coding sequence ATGTTTGTACGTAAGCTTTCTCTCGGCGTCGCTGCTGCCACGCTGCTCGTTGGTGGTGCTCAGGCTGCTGACCTGATCATCCCGACCACCCCGATGCCGATCTACGAAGAAGCCGGCTTCAGCTGGGACGGCATGTATGCCGGTATCCGCGCCGGCGGTATCTTCAACGACGGTGACGACACTGATGGCGTCATCGGCGGCGTTGTCGGCGTGAACTTCGCCGCTGCGGATGCTTTCCTGGTCGGCGCTGAAGTTTCGGGCGACTACATCTGGACCGACGGTGAAGAAGACTACGGCCAGTTCCTGGCTAGCCTGCGTGCCGGTGCCGTTGTTACCGACGCAGCCCTGATCTACGCAATCGGTGGTGTTGGCGTTAACGTTGCCGACGGTGATAGCGATGCTATCTACCAGCTCGGTGGTGGTGTTGAGTTCCTCGTTACCGAGAACGTATCGGTTCGTGGTGAAGTCGTCGGTCTCGGCGATTTCGACGGTGGTGATGACGACTTCTTCGAGTCGGCTAAGGCCACGGTCGGCGTGTTCTACCACTTCTAA
- a CDS encoding outer membrane protein gives MMERRKAVTVTRYIAALTITCAAGAAQVMAADVVTVPTSTPIAVPVHDEGAFSWDGFYAGVYGVSASNSADEVQYGLGIQAGVNTQFEFLLAGAEVSVQGLSGDVGTTTYGQILGRAGLVVSDDVLVYGAGGYGLDLGAPEEDDLLLGGGLEVAVTDSVSLNAQYLRGVPLSGGEPTNQVTLGAKFHF, from the coding sequence ATGATGGAGAGGCGCAAAGCAGTGACGGTCACCAGATACATCGCGGCTCTAACAATAACCTGCGCAGCTGGTGCGGCGCAGGTTATGGCCGCAGATGTCGTCACCGTTCCCACCAGCACGCCGATCGCCGTGCCGGTGCATGACGAAGGCGCCTTCAGCTGGGATGGATTCTACGCTGGGGTGTATGGGGTCTCCGCTTCGAACTCTGCAGACGAGGTTCAGTATGGGCTTGGCATCCAGGCTGGAGTGAATACGCAGTTCGAGTTCCTGTTGGCCGGCGCTGAGGTGTCAGTGCAGGGTCTCAGTGGTGATGTTGGCACGACCACCTATGGACAGATCTTGGGACGCGCCGGCTTAGTCGTCAGCGACGATGTGCTGGTTTACGGTGCGGGTGGTTACGGCCTCGATCTAGGCGCACCGGAGGAAGACGACCTACTCCTCGGTGGTGGATTGGAAGTGGCGGTCACAGACTCCGTCTCCCTCAACGCTCAATACCTACGCGGCGTACCGCTATCTGGTGGCGAGCCAACCAACCAAGTCACCCTCGGCGCCAAATTTCACTTCTAA
- the msrA gene encoding peptide-methionine (S)-S-oxide reductase MsrA — MPRSRAVALVRRDRRRFAFGALLLVPALLVFNRPSDAQEKPVKIPAPAVDLQEAGATATAVFAGGCFWGVQGVFQHVEGVTNAVSGYSGGSAETATYEQTGTGQTGHAEAVEVTYDPSVISYGDLLQIYFSVAHNPTQLNYQGPDHGPQYRSAIFVATDEQSDVAEAYIEQLDAAAPFEGPIVTTIEPLEAFYPAEQYHQDYLTLNPTAPYIVVHDQPKIDALEAYFPGMYRAEPVLVGTL, encoded by the coding sequence ATGCCCCGCTCCCGTGCTGTCGCCTTGGTCCGCCGTGACCGCCGTCGTTTCGCCTTCGGCGCCCTGCTGCTTGTTCCCGCCTTGCTGGTGTTCAATCGGCCGAGCGACGCGCAGGAAAAGCCTGTTAAAATTCCCGCTCCCGCGGTTGATCTGCAAGAGGCCGGCGCCACCGCGACGGCGGTATTCGCAGGTGGTTGCTTCTGGGGCGTGCAGGGTGTCTTCCAACACGTGGAAGGCGTAACCAATGCAGTCTCAGGCTACTCCGGTGGCAGCGCCGAAACGGCTACTTACGAGCAGACCGGGACCGGGCAAACTGGGCATGCCGAAGCCGTTGAGGTCACCTATGATCCGTCGGTGATCAGCTATGGCGACCTTCTGCAGATTTACTTTTCGGTGGCGCACAACCCTACTCAGCTCAACTATCAGGGGCCGGATCACGGGCCACAGTATCGCTCAGCCATTTTCGTTGCCACCGACGAGCAGAGTGATGTAGCCGAAGCCTATATCGAGCAGCTGGATGCCGCCGCTCCCTTTGAAGGGCCGATCGTCACCACCATCGAGCCGCTGGAGGCGTTTTACCCAGCCGAGCAGTACCACCAGGACTACCTGACCCTAAACCCCACTGCACCATACATCGTTGTGCACGACCAGCCGAAGATCGATGCCCTGGAGGCCTACTTCCCTGGAATGTACCGGGCGGAACCCGTGTTGGTCGGCACCCTCTAG
- a CDS encoding EscU/YscU/HrcU family type III secretion system export apparatus switch protein gives MSIPPVSRPLAVALQYEKGSREAPRVVAKGRGLLAERIVALAQENDVVIEANPALAEALSGVELDDTIPVELYEAAAIVIGFVLRTSKS, from the coding sequence ATGAGTATACCGCCCGTAAGCCGCCCCTTGGCGGTAGCCCTGCAATACGAAAAAGGCAGTCGCGAGGCTCCCCGCGTCGTGGCCAAGGGCCGTGGTCTGCTGGCCGAGCGCATCGTTGCTTTGGCGCAAGAAAATGACGTGGTCATCGAGGCGAATCCAGCCCTTGCTGAGGCGCTCAGTGGTGTGGAGTTGGATGACACCATCCCGGTCGAACTCTACGAAGCCGCCGCCATCGTGATCGGCTTTGTTTTGCGAACCTCCAAGTCCTGA
- a CDS encoding flagellar hook-length control protein FliK — MRQSSSAALLCALASPAVRSALPQPVLRAAEQLGALQLPLAAGGIGGAALRNAILSSGIFREAMLAAGTSPSPQGDVKSALLALRQSLVSWIGKQQPAAAIAVAAPPVRGAPPRARAADIAPIDPTSPPDEVGRQVLERTESSLARIRLQQHSSLPDSLASGKAEWNLEVPVLIGLHQTSMQIQITRDQENSVQADQERGWQLRFAINLPKLGEVGAQVSLHGGATGVMLWAAEDETRQLMEQEMESLREQLQAAGLQPGSIILRQGVPTSPLLPSGHLLDSVS; from the coding sequence ATGCGGCAGAGTTCTAGCGCTGCTTTGCTGTGCGCTCTTGCCTCACCAGCTGTCCGCTCCGCGCTGCCACAGCCGGTGCTCCGTGCGGCCGAACAATTGGGAGCGCTGCAATTGCCGTTGGCCGCTGGCGGGATCGGGGGCGCAGCACTCCGCAACGCGATCTTGAGCAGCGGCATTTTCCGGGAAGCCATGTTGGCAGCTGGAACCTCTCCTTCGCCGCAGGGCGACGTCAAGTCCGCCTTGCTGGCGCTTCGACAAAGCCTTGTCTCATGGATCGGCAAGCAGCAGCCGGCGGCGGCAATCGCTGTTGCCGCACCGCCGGTTCGAGGTGCACCGCCACGCGCCCGCGCTGCCGACATTGCACCCATCGACCCAACCTCACCACCCGACGAAGTGGGGCGGCAAGTGCTCGAGCGGACAGAGTCATCCCTGGCCCGAATTCGACTGCAGCAGCACTCTTCGCTGCCGGATAGCCTTGCATCCGGCAAGGCCGAATGGAATCTGGAGGTTCCGGTGCTGATCGGGCTCCACCAGACAAGCATGCAGATCCAGATCACCCGCGACCAAGAGAACAGTGTGCAGGCCGATCAGGAGCGCGGCTGGCAGTTGCGGTTCGCGATCAACCTTCCCAAACTTGGGGAAGTAGGCGCGCAGGTGTCACTGCATGGCGGCGCCACGGGCGTCATGCTGTGGGCGGCGGAAGATGAAACAAGACAGTTGATGGAACAGGAGATGGAATCCCTCCGTGAGCAGCTCCAAGCGGCAGGCCTGCAGCCCGGATCGATTATCCTCCGGCAAGGTGTTCCCACGTCCCCGCTACTCCCCTCGGGGCACCTCTTGGATTCCGTTTCATGA